TTTTGCCATGCTGCAAGCCCAACTGTAGTAAAAAAAACCAAGTTACCATTTTTTCCAgatgaaaacatgaataaacCAGGAAGGAGTTTTATGCACCGGGAAGTGCTCTGATGCAGTTATGGATTGTTATGGGAGTTATTGGCCAATGTGATGGGGGATTCcagattttgtgtttatggACTTAGACCAGAGATAGACAGAAAAGGGGTTAGAGGAAGGGGGAATAACATGACAAAGACATGACAATAGAGAACTTCTTTATGTTTGTCATTATCCATCCGCAGCTGAAGTTTTGTACTAAAAGGCATCTTGAGAATGGTTTAGTgtggctctagagatggcaacGCCGgtcagtcagtcggtccaccacgttggtccagactgaaagatTGCGACAAattttggatggatttccaCAAAAcctggtacagatattcatggttcccagaggatgagaatgaaatgtctcaataactattggatggacggCCAGGAAACTGGTGATCACCTGACCATTAGCATTTACGTCCAAGTACCACTGTGACTAAGTACAGCCTGAGAGAGCTGcaagcatggctgcagactttAAATCTTGTTCAGAGAAGAGAGCATTAGTCTTTTACTTCCCCTAGTATTTACCATCTCTTCTTCACTAATGCTTTGTTGCAGATCTGCGTGCCACTGGCCTGAAGAAGGGCATGTTTTTCAATCCGGACCCGTACCTGAAGATGTCCATCCACCCGGGGAAGAGGAGCGTCTTCCCCATCTTCAGCCACCACGGACAAGAACGACGATCAGCCATCATCGCTAACACCACCAACCCCGTCTGGCATGGAGAGGTGACATTTAGGCTTTTATACACCACACCACACCACTACACTGAGAAACAGCACTCAGAGGATGTatccaaacacacattcactcagacacacacacattctctttcAAACAATATATTCTCAATACACAAGTGAGAATGTATTGACTGTATATGTTTTTGCCTCTCTGCAGAAATACACGTTTGTAGCACTAATGACAGACATCCTGTACATCGAAGTAAAGGACAAGTTTGCGAAAAGTCGACCGATCATCAAGCGCTTCCTCGGTCAGCTCACTATCCCTGTGCAGCGGCTTATTGAAAAAATACCTGGGTAGGTGAAaaacatatagacacacaccgACATAAGTTCACTCTCAcagaattacacacacacacacaaacagcacataTGCTATGTGTACTTGTATGTAACACCAGTTCAGCAGCTTCAGTTCAGTCAGAAGGACATATTGTATGACCTACTTCATTACTTAAATTTGATGTGTGCAATGTCGCAGATATCATGCTGTTAGTATCTGTTTTTCGCTTTTTGTTTGGCTGTCCAGAGTCCAGCCTGTGAGTTTCTCCCTGTGTCGGCGCCTGCCCACTGAACATGTAAGCGGCCAGTTGCAGTTTAAAGTGGAGCTCACCTCGACCGGGCCTGATGGTAAATCTGcctttaaattgtattttgcCGCTActatgtattttctttaaatttgtcTTCTCAACGTGGAAATACAACCTGTTCCTGTGCCTACTGTAGGAGCCTCTCCTGAGTCTATCATTGGCATGTCATCCTTGAATGGAGCTCCAGGGACTCCATCCGATGATGAGGACCTGCCCCATCATCTTCCGGGAGTGATCTCGGCAGGCCCTTCTCCTACTGGCTCCCAGGGCTCCCAAGGCATGTGGGAAGGCGGGGCCATGGCCTTCCCAGAAAAGGAGCTGCCTCTTGTTGGAGCCGAAGGTAGATTTGCGGAGCCTGTGAGCCTGTCAAGCCATGAAATGCTCCAGAGATCACTCATTGAGGGCCTGGATGCCATTGAGGCCCCCAAAGGCCCTGGTGAAAGACCCCTGGGCGCGGCCTCGCCTAAACTGCGCTCTAgcttccccacacacacaaggctCAGCGCCATGTTGCACATCGATTCAGACGAGGACGAGGAGAGGTCTGGGGCCAATGACATCACTCCGGTGCCGCTGTCACCACTGCTGATGAATGGAGAACCTCCAGATGTCAGCGGCCCCGATGAAGAGGACCCGTTTCCTGAGCTCCAGCAGGAGCCTGAGCAGCTGGAGCCCTCAGTGCTAGAGGAGGAGCCCGAGGGTGCAGGTGGTGCGACAGACGACGTGCCCCCTGATGCAGAGGTGGCCCTGGAAATGGGGGCAGGTCTGGACTTGGAGGATGTTTTGGAGCCAGACGTCTTCTCCGAAGTGGAGGAGGCTCCTTTCACAGAGGCTTTGTCCCATAATGCTATGCCAGAGGATGAAGTGCATGAGGAAGGAAGGGGGCCTGGCGAGGACCTCTCCTCAGAGATTGACACCTGCTCCATGGCAACAGCTCCGCAGACTGTCTTCTCATCATCGGACAGCTGTCCAATCACGTTGACTACTGCTGTGGTGAGTTCACAAACAGCTAATATGTTTGACATTCTGCTTGATAAGTGACTTAAatgatcaattatcaaaatagttgataaataattttctgtcattttacatATCAATTAATAAACTTATTGTTCAGTTATCTAACTgagttttaattgcttttagGTATATTTCACACACAGATTACCTTCCAAGCAAATCACATCAGCAGATGTCTGAAAGAAAATCTAAGACTCAAATTTCATATAAATGgatattttaacatgttttatttattatagaaaatgtatttattttaatttggattttatcagtgtttgttaaaggtgccctgtggagcttttttgtgaacaaacaaaagcaatttttgcattcagtgtttctcacctaAATGCACTGCGTGTATCTcctttttaagatattttaaatcATGCTTTGTTTGCTTGCTAGCTGTCGTCTTCTTCACTGTTTTTGTTGGTGCTTCTTGCCACTTCTTGGCATGTTACCACAACCAACTGTGGAAAAGAGTGGGGGGAAAAAGGCTTTTGGGTGTGAATCGTGACAGCCTTGTGCATGAAAAAACCCCATAAAAacctccatagcgctactagtggtcaaaaactccacagggcacctttaaccACTATAGTGAATTTATGCAAACAGACCTAAGTGTccaatgaaatgtgttttctacTGAACTTCAGTAGCAAGGTAAAAgttagaaaatgtattgaaaattTAAAAGTGATTTTCTGTCTTATTAATCAAGTGTGAAGCAAGaagcaattgagaaaataattcaaataattgATCCATCAGCCCCAGTTCAATTTAAGTGgtatatttttgtttcacaCCTGACTGTTTTTTTATAgctgctttttttgtttagaaatatttatgtactgtatattcatctACAGGTTACTGAGTGAAATACAACTGAAACTAATCAAAACAGCTTAACTTTTTTGTGAGGTCTATTGGCCGCTGTGAGTTGGTCACTTGCAACACTGCCACTAATTATTATCACAATTTCATAATGAGCAAGCTAGTAAACACCATAGTCTGCTCAGCTAGTCTTAGTTATGTCTACATTCTGGTAGTGTTCTAATAATATTTAGCTTTTGTCAAATGTCACCATACCATTTCTTTATCTTCTTTATCTTTGAGTGAATGTGTTGCCACAGTCCACTCTGCTGTGGCTGAGTGTCATTACTGTCCCCGTAGTGCACACAGTGTACTGAGCAGCAGTCTCTGCTGGGTCCTAGCCCCAGCTGGTTTCTGACACTGCACCATAATACTCTACTGTAGCACCATCATTCCACGTTCAATATACGCTGTTAAATGCATATTCTCAAGCAGTCAGTTAGCTGGAGCTAATTTTACCCAATGCGTGTGCGTAGCGAGTGGGAACCAGCTTTCTTTTGTTGCCTTGGTGATGGAACCAATGGTGCCTCGTGTTGTGAGCTGCCATTGGGGTTGACTGACTTCCTTCCTTTTGCAACAGAAGGTGTGAATGCCTTGGATATCAATGTATATGTGATTCACCTACTTCAGTATGAAACCCTGTCATTGTGAGGTTGACTTATTATAATTTTGTCCATTGTTTTcactcattatttttttattttgtgggaTATTTTGTAGGAAGCGGAGGAGGGAGCGGAGACGGCCATAGATCCTGGGGGAGATGTAGTTTCCGGCACCCCACCAACCAATCAAGCTGTAGATGATGAAGGTGGGGGGCAAGTCGTTTTCACTGAGGCTGAAGGAGGAGCTCCCCCAGCcagcgaggaagaggaggtccATGGGATCAGCGTGAGGAGGCTGAGCCTGCAAGCTGCCGGGGGCGTGGCTGAAGAACAGGCAGGGGCGGGGATAAAGCCACATGAGGAGGCGGGTTCTGTAGATTCAGAGCAAGTCACCACagaaacagatggagaggaaggtACTCCGCTTTAAATGACTCAGTGTTCACTTTTTGCAGAGGAAATTTTtcccaacaaatgcatttttgaaaTTACACAGTTTGGGTTCTGGCTAGATTTTACAGTGCAAAAGGTGCCTCTGTTGCTTAAAAGTAAATTGAACATCAGTGTCATTCAAACTTTgtcttttgtatgttttctggGTTCAGGTACTCACGTCAACGGCCATCCTGTACGTTCGCTTCCTTCTGTACGTCATGACATCCACCGATACCAACGTGTGGACGAGCCTCTACCTcccagtgagtgtgtgtgtctgcatgcaccGTATTGTTTGTCTATTGTATCTGTGTATGTCACCGCCCGTGTGTagcagtgtgtctttgtgtttatgcgtctgtgtttgtatgtgtatccaTGTCCTACTGATTCACTAAAAGTACAAATCCTGGACCACAAATGAATCCCAAATGACCTAAAGAATGACTATTAACACAGCGATTTCTCACTCTATAATGAGAAATGGTAGACAAAAGATGATGATAAAATGATCTTGCATttctttttagccacactagcagggCTTTAGTGTCTGTATGTCGGTCCACCGACTCCGCACTGAAATCCTGATAATTGCCAAGAAtgtttttacagacattcatggtccccagaggataaatcctaatgactttggtgatccccatgacttttcatctagtgctaCCATTAGGTTAATGGGTTCATGTGCCCCACAGGAAggattgtaataactttggtgattatctaacttttcctttagcgcACAGGTCAAATTTTTGATTTgttcaatattttggtttttgaaATTCCAGgaaaagtaatgacattcccatcagcctcagctgtattttgtgtttagtgttaattagcaaatgttagcatgctaacacactaaactaagatggtgaacataaacattaaacctgctaaacatcagcatgttaacattctCACTGtgaggatgttagcatgcttatgtTAGCATTTGGCTCAGCCTCGTAGAGCTACAAGCTACAACCTGGGGTTGTATATGCTTTAGATTTAGTTGTTGATGTTATCATCATTATCGTCATTAATTGTTAGCtagcatttatttttacagcgATGTTCCCCTGAGGCATTTAACACCTACTGTGTATCAATTATTAATTGCCTCTCAGACTGGGAGGCTCGGATCGACAGCCATGGGAGGATCTTCTTCGTGGACCACGTGAACAGAACCACCACATGGCAGCGTCCCACCGGACCTCCTGCCCCGCAGGGCCTGACCCGCTCCAACTCCATTCAGCAGATGGAGCAACTCAACCGCAGGTGGGCTTTATAAAGAGAAATGTATTGCAATAACCATCATGTTTTTCTCACAagtaaataacattatttagGTATGTATTCAATATCTCACTAAACCAAGGTTTTCCATTATCAGTAGTGGCTTTCAACAGACTagagaaccaaaacaaaatgcttACAAAAATGTCCTCTCACAGACctatgttttctcttttaatggGACATTGCCTCTGggtttctctttgtttccctTGGTCTTCAGGTTTTTGAACTAATGTAACTTTGAATAAACAAAGGTACACAAAGACTTTCAGTACTTTCAGGCAGCTTTTGTATTAATCTCTCTTCGCTCACACTGCCTCACTTTTAGTCTTTGACTTCGACTTTTAGTTAAGTTGTATTCAAGAGACTACATTCTTTGCTAAAATAGTAGAAAACTATACATTCACTacagtcattttctttttactctcaATCACAGGTACCAGAGCATCAGGAGGACCATAACCAACACTGATCGGGCAGAGGAAGCCTCGGTTGACCTGCTTCCTGAACCAGAAAGTGACCTGATGCCTCACAACATTTCTGGTTAGTTTCAATAGACCTATTACAGAAAAACATGGAAATAGAAAAATTAGAGGCTTCATTCACAAGAGCTCTGTACTCATTTTGAGGAAAAACATTTGCCCAATTAAATGACTCACCTCTTGAAAATGATTCATCTCTTAAAATACTATGGTAAGCCACGAGTCAGAAAAAGCtattattttatacacaaaGGTCTCAGAATAGCAGTAGTCTGTGGAGACGTTTCTTTTTATATCCATCACACATAATGCTGGATATGTAGTTTTGAAATCTCATGTTCATGAAATAAGCTGCTTTCAGTAGTGTCTCCCTGTATTAAGGTTTGACTACTACGTGTtgattttgttgcagaataCCGACGAGAAAGTGCAGTCGCTCACTCCAGTGGTCGTTCGCGTCTCTCCCTGCTGCTCCAGTCGCCCAGCGCCAAGTTCCTGTGCAGCCCTGACTTCTTCACCGTGCTGCATTCTAACCCTGTCAGTCTAACATTCTTCACCTCCACCACCTTTCACTCTGTACTCCTTTTACATAGATCTGTCTACATACAAGCAGACAAACTGTATTATGAAACTGAAAAGCAAATACTTTTGCACACTCAGAACTCTGAACTCAGAATTCTGAGTACTTATCACAGTCATGGGACTCGGATATAACTGCCGCCTGAATGAGCCACAGTGTCAGTTCGCCACACAGTGCTAGGTTTTAGTGCAGTACTGTAATGTAGCAAGTGCTGTTGTTTAGTAGGGGTCACACAGGGTGCTGAAATAAGTTAACCAGTTAACCAGTTGGTCATAAGCGATGATCAATGATGGCAATCATTATTTAgtagcattttttattttacacacattttttttgttacaaaTATTTGGCATCTCAAAGATGTGCTTGCATCTTTCTGTTTCATCATTGTAAGTTAAATACTATAAGCAATTTGAAAGGGTCAATTCACCTGTCTCTGTGGCAGTGGATGCTGTATGCACTGCTGTACTGATCCTACACTAATTATGTGAGACTGTAGTATGTAAATCATTCTTAATTCACTCGATTCAGAAAATTTTGtggatcaaaaaaaaaaaacactggcattAGAAAAATATTATCCACATTGTCCTCCATCTTGAGTGAATGAACTGGAAATTACCTCGAAGCTGTTCTCTTGTCTGCCTCCTGTCCCTCTCTGATGACCTCACCTCTCTGCCCAGAGTGCCTACCGCATGTTTACGAGCAACACCTGCCTGAAGCACATGATCAGTAAGGTGCGTCGGGACGCTCATTACTTTGAGCGCTACCAACACAACCGCGACCTCGTCACCTTCCTCAACATGTTCTCCAACAAGCAGCTGGAGCTTCCCCGGGGCTGGGAGATGAAGCATGATCATACtgggaaggtgtgtgtgtgtttgtgaccaTTAACCTTTGACTTTTGTCCTGGGATTACCGCAGCCCTGAAGGTCATGTGTATCCAGTGATTGTAATCTTTGCTCAgttgttcaattcaattcaattttatttatatagtgccaattcataacagaagttatctcttttcctatagagcaagtctagaccgtactctttataaaattatttaaagagacccaacaaatcccaccatgagcaagcatttggcgacagtggcatgaaaaacttcctttaagaggcagaaaccttggaaagaaccagactcaatggtgggcggccgtccgccgctgccgtgttaggtagagagagagagagaggttttgggagaggggggagagggaggcacaatgtaaataccacctagaattttttaaatagtagaattgtaattgtaatgttaatattaataaattaataataataggaatgacagctgtaggaagaataatgtcagtattagtaatagagccaataacaacaactgtagtagcagtcgtcaagcaggaacacggggcagcaggtggcccacaaccacagatccagactctgcagctccggaggtagaaatacctgctgaaagcaacagaaggagagagacgagaaagcacaaaattacgggagagagaagatgtcgagttagtaacatgcactaatgggataaaaatgcatacagatggagagggagagaaggagagaggaaagagatgcatcatgggaagtctcccggcagtctaggcctatagcagcatgactaagggatggttcaggaatcacccaagccaaccctaactataagctttatcaaagaggaaagtcttaagcctactcttaaatgtggagatggtgtctgcctcccgaacccaaactgggacctgattccacaggagaggagcttgataactgaaggctctggctcccattctacttttggagactctaggagccacaagtaaccctgcattctgggagcgcagtgttctagtcgggtaatacggtattatgagctctttaaaatacgatggtgcctgaccattaagagcgttgtaggtgaggagaaggattttaaattctattctggattttacagggagccagtgcagagaagctaatattggagaaatatcatctcttttcctagttcttgtcagtacacgtgccgcagcattctggatcaactggagagtcttaagggacttatttgggcagccggataataaggaattgcagtagtccaacctagaagtaacaaatgtatgcactaatttttcggcatcattttgagacaggatgtgcctgatttttgcaatgttgcgtaggtgacaTTGCAAGTAAGTAAGTCCACTAGTCTTACTTTCAGTGTACTGCAAGTGAAGATGTGTTTCTATGTACACATAGTGAAGTTTATCCATGCATGACCATGGGTATTTGCATCTCAATCCTCAGCCCTTCTTTGTGGATCACAACTGTCGCTCCACGACCTTCATTGACCCACGGCTGCCCCTCCAGAGTTCTCGCTCCACCGGGCTGCTGGCCCACCGCCAGCACCTGAGCCGCCAGCGCAGCCACAGTGCTGGGGAGGTGAGAGACTAGCCGCCACTCCACCAGTTATCACCTGGAGTCAACTTAAGGCTAGCAGAGGCACTGCAATGTTTATAGAGGCCAGTTTGAAGGAGAAAAATGCTTAGCGAGTTTCTGCATTGTGGACACAGGCAGGGAATTTGCAAGTCAAGTCAGTGGTAGAAAGTAGAAAGTTAATTGCAGTTAATTTTACCAATTTAAATTTGATATTTGACATAATCCTTTAGTACAGTGAAACATTCCAAGACTAAAAGAGATCCTACTGTGCCTTCATAGACACACTGTATGTCAAATAATTGATCCTTCTTATGTTGTTATAataaggaagagagacagatgcaCCATTGCTCCTATCTTGTTTCCACTCATCTCTTCCAGAGCTCTACTGTATGTAGGAATGACAAGCATCATTCAATTATTGTCAAATTAGTAGTGATACCTTAGTAAACACTAGGGGCCATAGTGAACATGATAGATAGCTTTTGTTGCCTCTTTAATCCATTTAACCTGCAACATTACTGGGTTCAATTATCTGGTTAAGATACTGGATTTTAGATAGGTCTGCTGTTAGGAAACAATCTGTGCATTGCATGCAGCAGGGAATGTTTTATAACAAGTCTTCCTCACTGATGCATTCAGAGGCTTTCTGGAATATCTGATATCTGACACTGCTGAAGAATAACCTTTTTATTACAGGAAATTACAAATTTTACATAGCTGTTTAACAATGTCCAGGATTACCTATAGTTTGTCTTCTAGGTTTGACTTTCTTATATACATAGTGGATGAATTTTTTTAGCAGCCATCTTAAATCTTGAATGCAGGgctgaatacattttcaccGTGATCAAATACCTATTTCAAACAAATTCAGATCTCTGCAGTTATTTTTATACAATACTGGAATGAACTGACACAAATGGTAGCTTGGGAGATTGTAAATCTATGTATGTGGTATTCTATGGAAAATGGTGGGCAgaaacataagaaataaaagagaTTAGTACTTAATGGGCGAGAACATCCAAAACTGACAGGCATCCAGCTGATGTCCAGAGGTTCAGAGTCAAGGCCAGTGTTGGGTGATGACTGGCAGGTGGATCGGTCTCAGAACTAGGATGCGACCTGAACTGTAGTGCTTCCTTTTGTCACAGGTAGTGGACGACTCTCGCCAAATCAACCCGCCCGTCATGCCACGCCCATCCAGCACCTTCAGCGGCTCCAGTCGAAGTCAGTACCAAGATGTGGTGCCTGTGGGTAAGTCAGGCAGAATCAAGTGTACACATGCATAGATACAAGCATAAAGTACAAACACACGCAAGACACAGATATAAATGCACATTCCTAATTTTCTCCAGCCTACAATGACAAGATTGTGGCGTTTCTACGGCAACCCAACATCTTTGAGATCCTGCAGGAAAGGCAACCCGAGCTTGCCAGAAACCACTCGCTCAAGTAtgtctctcactccctctctttttcctctcccttcctatttctgtctttcattgcttccctttttctctcccactctctcttcctctctagCCCGCCTCCATTATCATCATCCTGAACACACAGTTAACCTTTAATCCCAATGGATTGTGTCAATTTACCctctgacgtgtgtgtgtgtgtgtgtgtgtgtgtgtgtgtgtgtgtgtgtgtgtgtgtatgtatgtatgtgtgtctgcagggagAAGGTGCAGTTTATTCGCAGTGAGGGAGTCAGTGGGCTGGCTCGTCTCTCTAGCGACGCTGACCTCGTCATGCTGCTGAGGTGGGGGACTGAATTGGTCACTTGTG
This Siniperca chuatsi isolate FFG_IHB_CAS linkage group LG12, ASM2008510v1, whole genome shotgun sequence DNA region includes the following protein-coding sequences:
- the hecw2a gene encoding E3 ubiquitin-protein ligase HECW2 isoform X1, with protein sequence MRPSLATAVLPPRTRSHNPPNLPVGGREHLSAPRRRSPHLRHTLSPENLRTLAERGGAAVDTVSVVSSPIGLPRANSDTDLVTSQSRSSLTASTLEYTLNRGQNLVISWDIKEEVDATDWIGLYHIDETNPSNVWDCKNRGVNGTQKGQIVWRLEPGPYFMEPETKICFKYYHGVSGALRATTPCITVKNPAVLVEGLAEQVGIEHPRKLISFTLTDLRATGLKKGMFFNPDPYLKMSIHPGKRSVFPIFSHHGQERRSAIIANTTNPVWHGEKYTFVALMTDILYIEVKDKFAKSRPIIKRFLGQLTIPVQRLIEKIPGVQPVSFSLCRRLPTEHVSGQLQFKVELTSTGPDGASPESIIGMSSLNGAPGTPSDDEDLPHHLPGVISAGPSPTGSQGSQGMWEGGAMAFPEKELPLVGAEGRFAEPVSLSSHEMLQRSLIEGLDAIEAPKGPGERPLGAASPKLRSSFPTHTRLSAMLHIDSDEDEERSGANDITPVPLSPLLMNGEPPDVSGPDEEDPFPELQQEPEQLEPSVLEEEPEGAGGATDDVPPDAEVALEMGAGLDLEDVLEPDVFSEVEEAPFTEALSHNAMPEDEVHEEGRGPGEDLSSEIDTCSMATAPQTVFSSSDSCPITLTTAVEAEEGAETAIDPGGDVVSGTPPTNQAVDDEGGGQVVFTEAEGGAPPASEEEEVHGISVRRLSLQAAGGVAEEQAGAGIKPHEEAGSVDSEQVTTETDGEEGTHVNGHPVRSLPSVRHDIHRYQRVDEPLPPNWEARIDSHGRIFFVDHVNRTTTWQRPTGPPAPQGLTRSNSIQQMEQLNRRYQSIRRTITNTDRAEEASVDLLPEPESDLMPHNISEYRRESAVAHSSGRSRLSLLLQSPSAKFLCSPDFFTVLHSNPSAYRMFTSNTCLKHMISKVRRDAHYFERYQHNRDLVTFLNMFSNKQLELPRGWEMKHDHTGKPFFVDHNCRSTTFIDPRLPLQSSRSTGLLAHRQHLSRQRSHSAGECFLLSQVVDDSRQINPPVMPRPSSTFSGSSRSQYQDVVPVAYNDKIVAFLRQPNIFEILQERQPELARNHSLKEKVQFIRSEGVSGLARLSSDADLVMLLSLFEEEVMSYVPPLLHPSHCLSSPQSSPGTQRANARAPAPYKRDFEAKLRNFYRKLETKGYGQGPGKVKLIIRRDHLLEDAFNQIMCYSRKDLQRSKLYVSFVGEDGLDYSGPSREFFFLVSRELFNPYYGLFEYSANDTYTVQISPMSAFVDNHHEWFRFSGRILGLALVHQYLLDAFFTRPFYKGLLRIPCDLSDLEFLDEEFHQSLQWMKDNDIEDMLDLTFTVNEEVFGQITERELKPGGAGIPVSEKNKKEYIERMVKWRIERGVAQQTESLVRGFYEVVDVRLVSVFDARELELVIAGTAEIDLADWRNNTEYRGGYHDNHIVIRWFWAAVERFNNEQRLRLLQFVTGTSSIPYEGFASLRGSNGPRRFCVEKWGKITSLPRAHTCFNRLDLPPYPSFSMLYEKLVTAVEETSTFGLE
- the hecw2a gene encoding E3 ubiquitin-protein ligase HECW2 isoform X7, coding for MEPETKICFKYYHGVSGALRATTPCITVKNPAVLVEGLAEQVGIEHPRKLISFTLTDLRATGLKKGMFFNPDPYLKMSIHPGKRSVFPIFSHHGQERRSAIIANTTNPVWHGEKYTFVALMTDILYIEVKDKFAKSRPIIKRFLGQLTIPVQRLIEKIPGVQPVSFSLCRRLPTEHVSGQLQFKVELTSTGPDGASPESIIGMSSLNGAPGTPSDDEDLPHHLPGVISAGPSPTGSQGSQGMWEGGAMAFPEKELPLVGAEGRFAEPVSLSSHEMLQRSLIEGLDAIEAPKGPGERPLGAASPKLRSSFPTHTRLSAMLHIDSDEDEERSGANDITPVPLSPLLMNGEPPDVSGPDEEDPFPELQQEPEQLEPSVLEEEPEGAGGATDDVPPDAEVALEMGAGLDLEDVLEPDVFSEVEEAPFTEALSHNAMPEDEVHEEGRGPGEDLSSEIDTCSMATAPQTVFSSSDSCPITLTTAVEAEEGAETAIDPGGDVVSGTPPTNQAVDDEGGGQVVFTEAEGGAPPASEEEEVHGISVRRLSLQAAGGVAEEQAGAGIKPHEEAGSVDSEQVTTETDGEEGTHVNGHPVRSLPSVRHDIHRYQRVDEPLPPNWEARIDSHGRIFFVDHVNRTTTWQRPTGPPAPQGLTRSNSIQQMEQLNRRYQSIRRTITNTDRAEEASVDLLPEPESDLMPHNISEYRRESAVAHSSGRSRLSLLLQSPSAKFLCSPDFFTVLHSNPSAYRMFTSNTCLKHMISKVRRDAHYFERYQHNRDLVTFLNMFSNKQLELPRGWEMKHDHTGKPFFVDHNCRSTTFIDPRLPLQSSRSTGLLAHRQHLSRQRSHSAGECFLLSQVVDDSRQINPPVMPRPSSTFSGSSRSQYQDVVPVAYNDKIVAFLRQPNIFEILQERQPELARNHSLKEKVQFIRSEGVSGLARLSSDADLVMLLSLFEEEVMSYVPPLLHPSHCLSSPQSSPGTQRANARAPAPYKRDFEAKLRNFYRKLETKGYGQGPGKVKLIIRRDHLLEDAFNQIMCYSRKDLQRSKLYVSFVGEDGLDYSGPSREFFFLVSRELFNPYYGLFEYSANDTYTVQISPMSAFVDNHHEWFRFSGRILGLALVHQYLLDAFFTRPFYKGLLRIPCDLSDLEFLDEEFHQSLQWMKDNDIEDMLDLTFTVNEEVFGQITERELKPGGAGIPVSEKNKKEYIERMVKWRIERGVAQQTESLVRGFYEVVDVRLVSVFDARELELVIAGTAEIDLADWRNNTEYRGGYHDNHIVIRWFWAAVERFNNEQRLRLLQFVTGTSSIPYEGFASLRGSNGPRRFCVEKWGKITSLPRAHTCFNRLDLPPYPSFSMLYEKLVTAVEETSTFGLE
- the hecw2a gene encoding E3 ubiquitin-protein ligase HECW2 isoform X3, coding for MRPSLATAVLPPRTRSHNPPNLPVGGREHLSAPRRRSPHLRHTLSPENLRTLAERGGAAVDTVSVVSSPIGLPRANSDTDLVTSQSRSSLTASTLEYTLNRGQNLVISWDIKEEVDATDWIGLYHIDETNPSNVWDCKNRGVNGTQKGQIVWRLEPGPYFMEPETKICFKYYHGVSGALRATTPCITVKNPAVLVEGLAEQVGIEHPRKLISFTLTDLRATGLKKGMFFNPDPYLKMSIHPGKRSVFPIFSHHGQERRSAIIANTTNPVWHGEKYTFVALMTDILYIEVKDKFAKSRPIIKRFLGQLTIPVQRLIEKIPGVQPVSFSLCRRLPTEHVSGQLQFKVELTSTGPDGASPESIIGMSSLNGAPGTPSDDEDLPHHLPGVISAGPSPTGSQGSQGMWEGGAMAFPEKELPLVGAEGRFAEPVSLSSHEMLQRSLIEGLDAIEAPKGPGERPLGAASPKLRSSFPTHTRLSAMLHIDSDEDEERSGANDITPVPLSPLLMNGEPPDVSGPDEEDPFPELQQEPEQLEPSVLEEEPEGAGGATDDVPPDAEVALEMGAGLDLEDVLEPDVFSEVEEAPFTEALSHNAMPEDEVHEEGRGPGEDLSSEIDTCSMATAPQTVFSSSDSCPITLTTAVEAEEGAETAIDPGGDVVSGTPPTNQAVDDEGGGQVVFTEAEGGAPPASEEEEVHGISVRRLSLQAAGGVAEEQAGAGIKPHEEAGSVDSEQVTTETDGEEGTHVNGHPVRSLPSVRHDIHRYQRVDEPLPPNWEARIDSHGRIFFVDHVNRTTTWQRPTGPPAPQGLTRSNSIQQMEQLNRRYQSIRRTITNTDRAEEASVDLLPEPESDLMPHNISEYRRESAVAHSSGRSRLSLLLQSPSAKFLCSPDFFTVLHSNPSAYRMFTSNTCLKHMISKVRRDAHYFERYQHNRDLVTFLNMFSNKQLELPRGWEMKHDHTGKPFFVDHNCRSTTFIDPRLPLQSSRSTGLLAHRQHLSRQRSHSAGECFLLSQVVDDSRQINPPVMPRPSSTFSGSSRTYNDKIVAFLRQPNIFEILQERQPELARNHSLKEKVQFIRSEGVSGLARLSSDADLVMLLSLFEEEVMSYVPPLLHPSHCLSSPQSSPGTQRANARAPAPYKRDFEAKLRNFYRKLETKGYGQGPGKVKLIIRRDHLLEDAFNQIMCYSRKDLQRSKLYVSFVGEDGLDYSGPSREFFFLVSRELFNPYYGLFEYSANDTYTVQISPMSAFVDNHHEWFRFSGRILGLALVHQYLLDAFFTRPFYKGLLRIPCDLSDLEFLDEEFHQSLQWMKDNDIEDMLDLTFTVNEEVFGQITERELKPGGAGIPVSEKNKKEYIERMVKWRIERGVAQQTESLVRGFYEVVDVRLVSVFDARELELVIAGTAEIDLADWRNNTEYRGGYHDNHIVIRWFWAAVERFNNEQRLRLLQFVTGTSSIPYEGFASLRGSNGPRRFCVEKWGKITSLPRAHTCFNRLDLPPYPSFSMLYEKLVTAVEETSTFGLE